The Morococcus cerebrosus sequence ATGGCCAAAGCGATTTATCCGCAGTTGTTCAAAGACTTCAATCCTGAGAAAACGTATACCGACTTCTACCGCCAAAACCTGCCGGTCGTGCCGAACGGTACGTTCTACCTGTATCCGAAAGGGCAGTAAGGCGGGCTTCTGGGTTTCAGACGACCTTTTTATGCGGAAGCTCGTCTGAAAGCAGCATGGGTTTATACAGAACCGTAGCATGGGCTTTGCCCACGGGTAATGTTTTCAGAAATGATGGCGAATGGTATGGGGTTTCCCTGTTTTCGTGGGCGAAGCCCACGCTACGAATTCCTGTCGTGCCGAGTGGTAAGTTTTACCTGTATCCAAAAAGGCAATAAGGCTGGTTTGCAGGTTTCAGACGACCTTTTTATGCGAAAGGTCGTCTGAAAGCAGCGTGGGTTTTGTACAGAACCGTAGCGTGGGCTTTGCCCACGGGTAGCGTGCAGAAATGATGGTGAACGGTATGAGGGTTTCCATGTTTTCGCGGGCAAAGCCTACGCTACGACTTTCCGTCGTGCCGAGTGGGGAATGTCAGGTGGGTTTGACTGTTGCGGCCCTCTCCCTAGCCCTCTCCCACGGGGAGAGGGGATCAGATAACTGAAGTCCGACCATTGTTTTGATTCCCTGCCATTTGTTCCCTCTCCCCGTGGGAGAGGGCTAGGGAGAGGGCAAAGCCGTTTTGGAACGCCGTTATCCCGATTTTCAAAAAAACCACCCTTCAAAACGGATACAGACAAAAGAGATTGTCGGGCATGGATGTCCGACCTTGTTCCTTAATTTCAAAGGCTTAAAAAATGAATGATTCGGTTGTCGCCGAGATTGTGAAAAACCAGCGCAAGTTGGAAGGCAAGCGTTGGTTGATTGTTTTGATGTTTTTAATCATCGCATCGGTCAGCTTCTTATTCGACATCGCCACCGGTCCGGCGATGACGGACACGCTGCCTGTCGGCGAAGTGGTCAATGTTTTGCTGGGCAAACCCGAAGTCGATGAAATGAACCGCCTGATTGTGATGGATCTGCGCCTGCCGATTGCGGTGATGGCGCTGGTGGTCGGTGCGGCTTTGGGTGTCGGCGGAGCGGAGATTCAGACGTTGTTGAATAATCCGATGGCCAGCCCTTATACGCTGGGTTTGGCGGCGGCGGCGGGTTTGGGCGCGTCGGTGGTGATTGCGTTCGGCGGTTTCGGGCTGCCTGAAACGGTCGCCGTTCCCATCGGCGCGTTTGTGATGACCATGTTGGCTTCGGGCATCTTGTTTCTGTTTGCCTCGGCACGCCGCTTCAATTCGGCGATGCTGGTGTTGGTCGGGATTGCGCTGTTGTTTCTGTTTCAGTCGATTTTGTCGCTGATTCAATTTATCGCCGCGCCTGAGATTTCACAGCAGATTTTGTTTTGGCTGTTTGGCAGCCTGACCAAGGCGACTTGGGAGACTGTCGCGGTTACGGCGGCGGTTACGGCGGTGTGCGTGCTGCTGCTTTCACGCGATGTGTGGAAGCTGACCGCGCTGCGCTTGGGCGAAGAACGCGCCGTCGGGCTGGGCATCAATCTGCAACTTTTGCGCCTGAAAACGCTGGTGCTGGTGGCGGTGATGACGGCGACGGCAATCAGTTTCGTCGGCGTAATCGGCTTTATCGGACTGGTCGCGCCGCATGTGGCGCGGATTCTGCTCGGTGAGGACCAACGCTTTTTCCTGCCCGGCGCGATGCTGACAGGGGCGGCGTTTTTATCGGTCGCCAGCGTGTTGTCCAAGGTGATTATCCCGGGTGCGCTGTTTCCGGTGGGGATTGTTACCGCGTTTGTCGGCGTACCGTTTTTCTTTTGGATTGTATTGTCCAAGCGGTAAGTTTTTTCGGACGGTCTTTTGTTGCGACGGGGTCGTCTGAAACTGTTTTTTTATTTTACAGAGAGAACCAATGAAACCTATTTGCCGTATTTTAACCGCTGCCTTGTTCAGTCTTGCCGTGCAGGGTGTTTGTGCCGAAGTGAAAACGCTTACCGACGTACGCGGGCGCGAAGTGCGGGTCGATGTGCCTGCCAAACGTGTGGTGCTGGGC is a genomic window containing:
- a CDS encoding FecCD family ABC transporter permease; amino-acid sequence: MNDSVVAEIVKNQRKLEGKRWLIVLMFLIIASVSFLFDIATGPAMTDTLPVGEVVNVLLGKPEVDEMNRLIVMDLRLPIAVMALVVGAALGVGGAEIQTLLNNPMASPYTLGLAAAAGLGASVVIAFGGFGLPETVAVPIGAFVMTMLASGILFLFASARRFNSAMLVLVGIALLFLFQSILSLIQFIAAPEISQQILFWLFGSLTKATWETVAVTAAVTAVCVLLLSRDVWKLTALRLGEERAVGLGINLQLLRLKTLVLVAVMTATAISFVGVIGFIGLVAPHVARILLGEDQRFFLPGAMLTGAAFLSVASVLSKVIIPGALFPVGIVTAFVGVPFFFWIVLSKR